One genomic window of Streptomonospora nanhaiensis includes the following:
- a CDS encoding GntP family permease, which translates to MELQLLAALLVGVAAVVAIIVWTRLDAFVGLLAGALVTGVIAGVPVTELIEHITTGFGNTLAGIGIVIALGVMIGKVLEESGGADALARMFLNMAGKGREDVAMTATGAVVSVPVFCDSGFVILHPLARSLARRYGKPLVTLSLALAGGLSITHHLVPPTPGPLAAVGLLGADLGTVILAGGLMSIVLIPVVVTYARIMGPRLEKQLDPDLVPEMAAAGSGSSGTGSGSASGSAGTDAEPTAPERPRVNPLVAAIPLLLPLLLIIGNTVSTAAAEGTAVAELFTFIGNPAIALLIGLAVAVYVLPRRGTPRKTVIGWLTAAAASAGMIVFITGAGGAFGEVLRQSGVGDALGEAVAGWPVPMFLMPFIIATFVRLAQGSGTVAMITAATLSAPVVQSAGVDPTVAVLSACAGSFVFSYVSDSYFWVVTRFTGLSGGAAVKMWSGMSTVLWAASLPLLGIAALILG; encoded by the coding sequence ATGGAACTACAGCTTCTCGCGGCGCTGCTCGTCGGCGTCGCCGCGGTGGTCGCGATCATCGTCTGGACGCGACTGGACGCGTTCGTCGGCCTGCTGGCCGGCGCGCTGGTCACCGGTGTGATCGCCGGCGTGCCGGTCACCGAGCTGATCGAGCACATCACCACCGGCTTCGGCAACACCCTCGCCGGAATCGGCATCGTCATCGCCCTGGGCGTGATGATCGGCAAGGTGCTGGAGGAGAGCGGCGGCGCCGACGCGCTGGCGCGGATGTTCCTGAACATGGCGGGCAAGGGCCGCGAGGACGTCGCCATGACCGCCACCGGCGCGGTCGTCTCCGTCCCGGTGTTCTGCGACTCCGGCTTCGTCATCCTGCACCCGCTGGCCCGCTCGCTGGCCCGGCGCTACGGCAAGCCCCTGGTGACCCTGTCGCTGGCGCTGGCCGGCGGCCTGTCCATCACCCACCACCTGGTGCCGCCCACCCCCGGCCCGCTCGCCGCCGTGGGCCTGCTCGGCGCCGACCTGGGCACCGTGATCCTGGCCGGCGGCCTGATGTCGATCGTGCTCATCCCCGTCGTGGTCACCTACGCCCGCATCATGGGCCCGCGCCTGGAGAAGCAGCTCGACCCCGACCTCGTGCCCGAGATGGCCGCGGCAGGCTCGGGATCGTCGGGTACCGGCTCCGGCTCCGCGTCGGGTTCCGCCGGGACGGACGCCGAGCCCACCGCGCCCGAGCGCCCCCGCGTCAACCCGCTGGTGGCGGCGATCCCGCTGCTGCTGCCGCTGCTGCTGATCATCGGCAACACCGTCAGCACGGCCGCCGCCGAGGGCACCGCCGTGGCCGAGCTCTTCACCTTCATCGGCAACCCCGCCATCGCGCTGCTCATCGGCCTGGCCGTCGCCGTCTACGTGCTGCCCCGCCGCGGCACCCCCCGCAAGACCGTCATCGGCTGGCTGACCGCCGCCGCGGCCTCGGCCGGCATGATCGTCTTCATCACCGGCGCCGGCGGCGCCTTCGGCGAGGTCCTGCGCCAGTCCGGCGTGGGCGACGCCCTCGGCGAGGCCGTGGCCGGCTGGCCCGTCCCGATGTTCCTGATGCCCTTCATCATCGCCACCTTCGTGCGGCTGGCGCAGGGCTCGGGCACGGTCGCCATGATCACCGCCGCCACCCTCAGCGCCCCCGTGGTGCAGTCCGCCGGCGTCGACCCCACCGTCGCGGTGCTCTCCGCCTGCGCCGGGTCGTTCGTCTTCTCCTACGTCAGCGACTCCTACTTCTGGGTGGTCACCCGGTTCACCGGGCTGTCCGGGGGCGCCGCCGTGAAGATGTGGTCGGGCATGTCGACGGTGCTGTGGGCGGCCAGCCTGCCGCTGCTCGGTATCGCCGCGCTGATTCTGGGATAG
- the pdxA gene encoding 4-hydroxythreonine-4-phosphate dehydrogenase PdxA has translation MSEPTQTAPGRPALAVTVGDPVGIGPEITVRTLTEVAASASARAVVVADPAVLRRAAAVCGIDVEVRALTSWDLPAEKDGVIDCFDIGVLGDTELPWGVVDKRAGQAAVRAIEVATGAAMAGSVAGIVTGPINKEAIWAAGSEHLGHTEMLGALTGVTRQNTMFVVRGKKIFFATRHVSLRTALDQVSVDHQVKSIEEALTALRVFGHDNPRLAVAAINPHGGENGAFGREEIDHLAPAVERVRATGADVSGPVPADSVFHQLLQDRYDGVLSQYHDQGHIAAKTFDFDGTISVTVGLPILRTSVDHGTAFDIAGTGKANPGTMRSAFLHACEFSHYADRIRAEYGS, from the coding sequence ATGTCCGAACCAACGCAGACCGCCCCCGGGCGCCCCGCCCTCGCGGTGACCGTGGGCGACCCCGTGGGGATCGGCCCCGAGATCACCGTGCGCACCCTCACCGAGGTCGCCGCCTCCGCGTCGGCCCGCGCCGTCGTGGTGGCCGACCCCGCCGTGCTGCGGCGCGCCGCCGCCGTCTGCGGTATCGACGTGGAGGTGCGCGCCCTGACCTCCTGGGACCTGCCCGCCGAGAAGGACGGTGTCATCGACTGCTTCGACATCGGCGTCCTGGGCGACACCGAGCTGCCCTGGGGCGTGGTCGACAAGCGGGCCGGCCAGGCCGCCGTGCGCGCGATCGAGGTGGCCACCGGCGCGGCGATGGCGGGCAGTGTCGCCGGGATCGTCACCGGCCCCATCAACAAGGAGGCCATCTGGGCGGCCGGCAGCGAGCACCTGGGCCACACCGAGATGCTGGGCGCCCTCACCGGGGTCACCCGGCAGAACACCATGTTCGTGGTGCGCGGCAAGAAGATCTTCTTCGCCACCCGGCACGTCTCGCTGCGCACGGCGCTGGACCAGGTCAGCGTCGACCACCAGGTCAAGAGCATCGAGGAGGCGCTGACGGCGCTGCGGGTGTTCGGCCACGACAACCCGCGCCTGGCCGTGGCCGCCATCAACCCCCACGGCGGCGAGAACGGCGCGTTCGGCCGCGAGGAGATCGACCACCTCGCCCCGGCGGTGGAGCGGGTGCGCGCCACCGGTGCCGACGTGTCCGGCCCGGTGCCCGCCGACTCCGTGTTCCACCAGCTGCTCCAGGACCGCTACGACGGCGTGCTCTCCCAGTACCACGACCAGGGGCACATTGCCGCCAAGACCTTCGACTTCGACGGCACGATCTCGGTCACCGTGGGGCTGCCGATCCTGCGCACCTCGGTCGACCACGGCACCGCCTTCGACATCGCGGGCACCGGCAAGGCCAACCCGGGCACCATGCGCTCGGCGTTCCTGCACGCCTGCGAGTTCTCCCACTACGCCGACCGCATCCGCGCGGAGTACGGCTCCTAG
- a CDS encoding DUF2157 domain-containing protein — protein MSGTEGAHDEALRGLVERGVLSGWQADQVRAALAAGPRRAGARWTEVVGYIGGGLVLAGACALVGASWSELDRPVRVALLAALAVVAVAGALVMAGGPQNMRGRRGGVPTVRRRIGGVLLALASVLAAFAVGEALEYDGDLTWLPVLVGLAVAAAGYAALPSAVGQVAVWGMAAGLVPALIDTWWPQTHHFSLILGSAWIALGAAWAALAAAGVLAERRLGLGLGPALALVGSQFVLAWDGYAYWGYGATLAVAAACLAFYRWERSAVLLVFGVLGITVGLPELVWDLTDGAIGAAAVLLLAGAVLLVASWLGLRTHRRAKPAAG, from the coding sequence ATGAGCGGAACCGAGGGTGCGCACGACGAGGCACTGCGCGGCCTCGTGGAGCGCGGCGTGCTGTCGGGCTGGCAGGCCGACCAGGTCCGGGCCGCGCTCGCGGCCGGGCCCCGGCGCGCCGGGGCCCGCTGGACGGAGGTCGTCGGCTACATCGGCGGCGGCCTGGTGCTGGCGGGCGCCTGCGCGCTCGTCGGCGCCTCGTGGAGCGAGCTGGACCGCCCGGTGCGGGTGGCCCTGCTGGCCGCGCTGGCCGTGGTCGCGGTCGCCGGAGCCCTGGTCATGGCGGGCGGGCCGCAGAACATGCGGGGGCGGCGCGGCGGCGTCCCGACCGTGCGGCGCCGCATCGGCGGGGTGCTGCTGGCGCTGGCATCGGTGCTCGCCGCCTTCGCCGTGGGCGAGGCCCTGGAGTACGACGGCGACCTCACCTGGCTGCCGGTCCTGGTGGGCCTGGCCGTGGCGGCGGCCGGCTACGCGGCGCTGCCCTCGGCGGTGGGCCAGGTGGCGGTGTGGGGGATGGCCGCCGGGCTGGTGCCGGCGCTGATCGACACCTGGTGGCCCCAGACCCACCACTTCTCCCTCATCCTGGGGAGCGCCTGGATCGCGCTGGGGGCGGCGTGGGCGGCCCTGGCCGCCGCCGGGGTACTGGCCGAGCGGCGCCTGGGCCTGGGGCTGGGCCCCGCGCTGGCCCTGGTGGGCTCCCAGTTCGTGCTGGCCTGGGACGGCTACGCCTACTGGGGCTACGGCGCGACCCTGGCGGTCGCGGCGGCCTGCCTGGCCTTCTACCGGTGGGAGCGCAGCGCGGTGCTGCTGGTCTTCGGCGTCCTGGGGATCACCGTGGGCCTGCCCGAACTGGTGTGGGACCTCACCGACGGCGCGATCGGCGCGGCGGCGGTCCTGCTGCTGGCGGGCGCGGTGCTCCTGGTGGCCAGCTGGCTCGGCCTGCGCACCCACCGCCGCGCCAAGCCCGCCGCCGGATGA
- a CDS encoding methyltransferase domain-containing protein codes for MTEDLERLLVDTGTIDSAWRGAFRAVPRADFLPDVIWPFTPEDDRRRVDRAADPDAWSRWAEADVPITVQWDDGATAEVGELYTSSASMPSVVAAMLRDLDARPGMRVLEIGTGTGWNAALLCERLGEEAVTTVEVDAALAERARARLRAAGYRPVVVAGDGLAGFPDRAPYDRVIATVGVRAVPVAWIEQTRPGGVIVAPWGTHFSTHDALARLVAAGDGSTSGRFTGPAQFMKARSQRLAWPDHEEYVRTGHSTAVRTGLDVADLFDPGYGGTGMLLGLLVPDAVHNARDGTVWLYGLTDRSWAVAVTEDGTTWAHQSGPRRLWEEAEAAYRWWLARGSPGVDRFGLTVHPDGAHEVWLDTPGHPVSRPVRGSR; via the coding sequence GTGACCGAGGACCTGGAACGGCTCCTCGTGGACACCGGGACCATAGATTCCGCGTGGCGCGGTGCCTTCCGCGCCGTGCCGCGCGCGGACTTCCTTCCCGACGTCATCTGGCCCTTCACCCCCGAGGACGACCGGCGCCGGGTGGACCGCGCCGCCGACCCCGACGCCTGGTCGCGGTGGGCCGAGGCCGATGTGCCCATCACCGTGCAGTGGGACGACGGCGCCACCGCCGAGGTCGGCGAGCTGTACACCTCCAGCGCGTCGATGCCCAGCGTCGTCGCCGCGATGCTGCGCGATCTGGACGCCCGGCCCGGCATGCGCGTACTGGAGATCGGCACCGGCACCGGGTGGAACGCCGCGCTGCTGTGCGAGCGCCTGGGCGAGGAGGCGGTGACCACCGTCGAGGTCGACGCGGCGCTGGCCGAGCGCGCCCGCGCGCGGCTGCGCGCCGCCGGGTACCGGCCCGTGGTGGTCGCCGGGGACGGCCTGGCCGGGTTTCCCGACCGCGCGCCCTACGACCGCGTCATCGCCACGGTGGGGGTGCGCGCCGTGCCCGTGGCGTGGATCGAGCAGACCCGGCCCGGCGGGGTGATCGTGGCGCCTTGGGGCACCCACTTCAGCACGCACGACGCCCTCGCGCGGCTGGTCGCGGCCGGCGACGGCAGCACGTCGGGGCGGTTCACCGGACCCGCGCAGTTCATGAAGGCGCGCTCCCAGCGCCTGGCGTGGCCCGACCACGAGGAGTACGTCCGCACCGGCCACTCCACGGCCGTGCGCACCGGCCTGGACGTGGCCGACCTCTTCGACCCCGGCTACGGCGGGACCGGCATGCTGCTGGGCCTGCTCGTACCCGACGCCGTCCACAACGCCCGCGACGGCACGGTGTGGCTGTACGGGCTCACCGACCGCTCCTGGGCGGTGGCGGTCACCGAGGACGGCACCACCTGGGCGCACCAGAGCGGCCCGCGCCGGCTGTGGGAGGAGGCGGAGGCGGCGTACCGGTGGTGGCTGGCCCGGGGAAGCCCGGGAGTGGACCGCTTCGGCCTGACCGTTCACCCCGACGGCGCACACGAGGTGTGGCTGGACACCCCTGGGCACCCGGTGTCCCGCCCGGTCCGGGGATCCCGCTAG
- a CDS encoding DeoR/GlpR family DNA-binding transcription regulator — MRHQELLDAVTDGVQRVEDLARTLGISPSTVRRGLAELEQAGKVVRTHGGAVPAPAGGELSWTQKSLRNAPAKRRIAAGAADLVQDDHVVLLDAGSTTTFIAERLAQRSGPTVVTSGLGPMTALHDAEGIELIVIGGRVRRRRGSIVGDYARGVLDRITADIAFIGADGIVPGRGINCPSPELAAMKELQMRGARTVVVVADSSKVRADEYAYWAVLPGHYVLLTDDGISAEDTQLLEADPSCELRVVETAGAPNPPAATD; from the coding sequence GTGCGCCATCAAGAGCTGCTCGACGCCGTCACCGACGGCGTCCAGCGGGTCGAGGACCTCGCCCGGACGCTCGGCATCAGCCCCTCCACCGTCCGGCGGGGCCTCGCCGAGCTGGAGCAGGCCGGCAAGGTCGTGCGCACCCACGGCGGCGCCGTGCCCGCCCCCGCGGGCGGGGAGCTGTCCTGGACGCAGAAGAGCCTGCGCAACGCCCCGGCCAAGCGGCGCATCGCAGCCGGCGCGGCCGACCTGGTCCAGGACGACCACGTGGTGCTGCTCGACGCGGGCAGCACGACCACGTTCATCGCCGAGCGCCTGGCCCAGCGGTCGGGCCCCACCGTCGTCACCAGCGGCCTGGGGCCCATGACCGCGCTGCACGACGCCGAGGGCATCGAGCTGATCGTCATCGGCGGCCGGGTGCGGCGCCGGCGCGGCTCCATCGTGGGCGACTACGCCCGCGGCGTACTCGACCGCATCACCGCCGACATCGCCTTCATCGGGGCCGACGGGATCGTCCCCGGCCGCGGCATCAACTGCCCCAGCCCCGAACTGGCGGCGATGAAGGAACTCCAGATGCGCGGCGCGCGCACGGTCGTGGTGGTGGCCGACTCCAGCAAGGTGCGTGCCGACGAGTACGCCTACTGGGCGGTCCTGCCCGGCCACTACGTCCTCCTCACCGACGACGGCATCAGCGCGGAGGACACCCAGCTCCTCGAAGCGGACCCCTCGTGCGAACTCCGCGTCGTGGAGACGGCAGGCGCCCCCAACCCGCCTGCGGCAACGGATTGA
- a CDS encoding VLRF1 family aeRF1-type release factor: MNVDPTSLRDLATISDDIGVLSVYATADPRDRTATPAWRLSVDNALGEVRGGAANGGDKERQAAVLDRLERLGPEIESVLHTTEPGVGRALFAPVTGEEVHTLTVQVPLDDCAVLAPHPYLRPLANALTLGAPAGVVAVSQDGVRVIDLRFGAASEVTRLDFALDNDDWRGTRPAAAGNRGPGGGAPSRTGGAAERFDRRVTENLLRYLNSVRPRIAEIADARGWREVVVTGDARLLEVVREGLRADRPRRDVILLDRRVSPQRPTSEIAELVRPELEEARTRACRAMAERVCDIARSGGNATTGLSDTLGALRENRVAHLVMDGTRELTGHRGRDGRYYPQGELPPGESYTSMTEELDLGERMIEMGLAGGAEVTLLPEGAAEVLAEAKGVAALLRW; this comes from the coding sequence GTGAACGTCGACCCGACGTCGCTGCGCGACCTGGCCACCATCTCCGACGACATCGGCGTGCTCAGCGTGTACGCCACCGCCGACCCCCGCGACCGCACGGCGACGCCCGCCTGGCGGCTGTCGGTCGACAACGCCCTGGGCGAGGTGCGCGGCGGAGCGGCCAACGGCGGCGACAAGGAGCGCCAGGCCGCCGTGCTCGACCGCCTGGAGCGGCTGGGCCCCGAGATCGAGAGCGTGCTGCACACCACCGAGCCCGGCGTGGGCCGCGCGCTGTTCGCGCCGGTCACCGGCGAGGAGGTGCACACCCTCACCGTGCAGGTCCCGCTGGACGACTGCGCGGTCCTGGCGCCCCACCCCTACCTGCGCCCGCTGGCCAACGCCCTCACCCTGGGCGCGCCCGCCGGCGTGGTGGCGGTGTCCCAGGACGGCGTGCGCGTGATCGACCTGCGCTTCGGCGCCGCCTCGGAGGTCACCCGGCTGGACTTCGCGCTGGACAACGACGACTGGCGCGGCACCCGCCCCGCCGCCGCCGGTAACCGGGGCCCGGGCGGCGGCGCCCCCTCGCGCACGGGCGGCGCCGCCGAGCGCTTCGACCGCCGCGTCACCGAGAACCTGCTGCGCTACCTCAACTCGGTGCGGCCGCGCATCGCCGAGATCGCCGACGCGCGCGGCTGGCGCGAGGTCGTGGTCACCGGCGACGCCCGCCTGCTGGAGGTGGTGCGCGAGGGCCTGCGCGCCGACCGGCCGCGCCGCGACGTCATCCTGCTGGACCGCCGGGTCTCGCCCCAGCGCCCCACCTCCGAGATCGCCGAGCTGGTGCGGCCCGAACTGGAGGAGGCGCGCACGCGCGCCTGCCGCGCGATGGCCGAGCGGGTGTGCGACATCGCGCGCTCGGGCGGCAACGCCACCACCGGGCTCAGCGACACCCTCGGCGCCCTGCGCGAGAACCGGGTGGCCCACCTGGTGATGGACGGCACCCGCGAGCTGACCGGGCACCGGGGCCGCGACGGGCGGTACTACCCTCAGGGAGAGCTGCCGCCCGGGGAGTCCTACACCTCCATGACCGAGGAGCTGGACCTGGGCGAGCGGATGATCGAGATGGGGCTCGCCGGGGGCGCCGAGGTCACGCTGCTCCCCGAGGGGGCGGCCGAGGTGCTGGCCGAGGCCAAGGGCGTCGCCGCGCTGCTGCGCTGGTAG
- a CDS encoding Tex family protein, which produces MTISIDRRIAEELGVREHQVTAAVALLDGGATVPFVARYRKEATGALDDAQLRHLEERLRYLRELEERRAVILDSIRSQGKLDDELEARINEADSKARLEDIYLPFKPKRRTKAQTAREAGLEPLADALLGDPGLDPQAAGAAYVDPEKGVADTAAALEGARAILVERFTEDADLVGELRERLWQRGRLVAQVREGREQDGAKFADYFDFSEGLTELPSHRVLAMFRGEKEEVLALTLKPEDDEDAAPTAPGPYERAIAARYGIADRGRPGDRWLLDTVRWAWRTRVFVRLDIDLRMRLWQRAEDDGVAVFAANLRDLLLAAPAGSRPTLGLDPGLRTGVKVAVVDGTGKVVATDTVYPHAPQRRWDEALATLARLVREHGVELVAIGNGTASRETDRLAADLVKLVAPAKLTKVMVSEAGASVYSASAYASRELPDLDVSLRGAVSIARRLQDPLAELVKIDPKSIGVGQYQHDLSEVKLSRSLDTVVEDCVNAVGVDVNTASVPLLSRVSGINSTIAQNIVDHRDAHGPFRARSALTEVPRLGPKAFEQCAGFLRIRGGDDPLDASSVHPESYPVVRRILNATGGQVGDLIGNGPALRRLNPADFVDEVFGLPTVTDILKELEKPGRDPRPAFTTASFKEGVETLADLRRGMILEGVITNVAAFGAFVDVGVHQDGLVHVSAMSKSFVNDPRDVAKPGDIVRVKVMDVDTDRKRISLSMRLDDDPEAERPAKGGGRPERGEGGRGGAGRRRGEGGQGGRQHNGRRGGAPDPGANSAMAEALRRAGLDKGLR; this is translated from the coding sequence GTGACGATCAGCATCGACCGGCGGATCGCCGAGGAACTCGGCGTCCGCGAACACCAGGTGACGGCGGCCGTCGCGCTGCTGGACGGCGGGGCGACCGTGCCCTTCGTCGCGCGCTACCGCAAGGAGGCCACCGGCGCCCTCGACGACGCCCAGCTGCGCCACCTGGAGGAGCGGCTGCGCTACCTGCGGGAGCTGGAAGAGCGCCGGGCCGTGATCCTGGACTCCATCCGGTCCCAGGGCAAGCTCGACGACGAGCTTGAGGCGCGCATCAACGAGGCCGACTCCAAGGCCCGGCTGGAGGACATCTACCTCCCGTTCAAGCCCAAGCGCCGCACCAAGGCGCAGACCGCCCGCGAGGCGGGGCTGGAGCCGCTGGCCGACGCGCTGCTGGGCGACCCCGGCCTGGACCCGCAGGCGGCCGGGGCGGCCTACGTCGACCCCGAGAAGGGCGTCGCCGACACCGCCGCGGCGCTGGAGGGCGCCCGCGCGATCCTGGTCGAGCGGTTCACCGAGGACGCCGACCTGGTCGGCGAGCTGCGCGAGCGGCTGTGGCAGCGGGGCCGCCTGGTGGCGCAGGTCCGCGAGGGCCGCGAGCAGGACGGCGCCAAGTTCGCCGACTACTTCGACTTCAGCGAGGGCCTGACCGAGCTGCCCTCCCACCGGGTGCTGGCGATGTTCCGCGGCGAGAAGGAGGAGGTGCTGGCCCTCACCCTGAAGCCGGAGGACGACGAGGACGCCGCCCCCACCGCGCCTGGGCCCTACGAGCGCGCGATCGCCGCCCGCTACGGGATCGCCGACCGGGGGCGGCCGGGCGACCGCTGGCTGCTGGACACCGTGCGCTGGGCCTGGCGCACGCGGGTGTTCGTGCGGTTGGACATCGACCTGCGGATGCGGCTGTGGCAGCGCGCCGAGGACGACGGGGTGGCCGTGTTCGCCGCCAACCTGCGCGACCTGCTGCTGGCCGCGCCCGCGGGCAGCCGGCCCACGCTCGGCCTGGACCCGGGGCTGCGCACGGGGGTGAAGGTGGCGGTGGTGGACGGCACCGGCAAGGTGGTGGCCACCGACACCGTGTACCCGCACGCGCCGCAGCGGCGCTGGGACGAGGCGCTGGCCACCCTGGCGCGGCTGGTGCGCGAGCACGGCGTGGAGCTGGTGGCGATCGGCAACGGCACGGCCTCGCGCGAGACCGACAGGCTGGCCGCGGACCTGGTGAAGCTGGTCGCGCCGGCCAAGCTGACCAAGGTGATGGTGTCGGAGGCGGGCGCGTCGGTGTACTCGGCCTCGGCCTACGCCTCGCGGGAACTGCCCGACCTGGACGTGTCGCTGCGCGGCGCGGTGTCGATCGCGCGGCGGCTGCAGGACCCCCTGGCGGAGCTGGTGAAGATCGACCCCAAGTCGATCGGGGTCGGGCAGTACCAGCACGACCTGTCGGAGGTGAAGCTGTCGAGGTCGCTGGACACCGTGGTCGAGGACTGCGTGAACGCGGTGGGGGTGGACGTCAACACGGCGTCGGTGCCGCTGCTGTCGCGGGTGTCGGGCATCAACTCCACGATCGCGCAGAACATCGTGGACCACCGCGACGCCCACGGTCCGTTCCGGGCGCGCTCGGCGCTCACCGAGGTGCCGCGGCTGGGCCCCAAGGCGTTCGAGCAGTGCGCGGGGTTCCTGCGGATCCGCGGCGGCGACGACCCGCTGGACGCCTCCAGCGTGCACCCGGAGTCCTACCCGGTGGTGCGGCGGATCCTGAACGCCACGGGCGGCCAGGTGGGCGACCTGATCGGCAACGGACCGGCGCTGCGCAGGCTGAACCCGGCGGACTTCGTGGACGAGGTGTTCGGGCTGCCGACGGTCACCGACATCCTCAAGGAGCTGGAGAAGCCGGGGCGCGACCCGCGTCCGGCGTTCACCACGGCCTCGTTCAAGGAGGGCGTGGAGACCCTGGCGGACCTGCGGCGGGGCATGATCCTGGAGGGCGTGATCACCAACGTCGCGGCGTTCGGCGCGTTCGTGGACGTGGGCGTGCACCAGGACGGCCTGGTGCACGTGTCGGCGATGTCCAAGAGCTTCGTCAACGACCCGCGCGATGTCGCCAAGCCCGGCGACATCGTCCGGGTGAAGGTGATGGACGTCGACACCGACCGCAAGCGGATCTCGCTGAGCATGCGCCTGGACGACGACCCCGAGGCCGAGCGCCCCGCCAAGGGCGGCGGTCGGCCCGAGCGCGGCGAGGGCGGCCGCGGCGGCGCGGGCCGCCGCCGGGGCGAGGGCGGCCAGGGCGGCCGGCAGCACAACGGCCGCCGCGGCGGCGCCCCCGACCCGGGAGCCAACAGCGCGATGGCCGAGGCCCTGCGCCGCGCCGGCCTCGACAAGGGCCTGCGCTAA
- a CDS encoding four-carbon acid sugar kinase family protein has product MAHVLVVADDLTGANATGARFARAGMRVATVAPDQAARAARDYDVVVTNLDSRHVPPARAAGLVAEAVAAVWPVGLVVKRTDTTLRGNIGAELEAAWRAVRERVDPRVRVRALFAPAFPASGRVTVDGVQLLDGLPLERSELALDPLNPMRTSVVADIVAQQTDLAVRHVPLRTVTQGTLATALAVGDEPIVLCDALTEQHLADIAQAAAQVAREQDTVWVAVDPGPTGALLADALRLRGRAAPAGPLLAVVGSATELTRRQLDTLARTGPVRFVDVDAARLASADTAYRAALAREVVAHLEEAEFPEPVVVRTAGSARDVVDLPEAAKLALPGLLAALVADVVARTAGTAAPSGLYTSGGEVTSAVLDALGVRAFEVGGEVVPLAVHGRLSGGPLDGVPVVTKGGLVGDDSTLVECFGRLRRAVQARMRTVAAEVAEHPAPTARPAPGAPGREPAPPGAAPAAHRRAG; this is encoded by the coding sequence GTGGCCCACGTGCTCGTCGTCGCCGACGACCTCACCGGCGCCAACGCCACCGGCGCGCGGTTCGCGCGCGCCGGAATGCGGGTGGCCACCGTGGCCCCCGACCAGGCGGCGCGCGCCGCCCGCGACTACGACGTGGTCGTGACCAACCTCGACAGCCGGCACGTGCCGCCCGCGCGGGCGGCCGGGCTGGTGGCCGAGGCGGTGGCGGCGGTGTGGCCCGTGGGCCTGGTGGTCAAGCGCACCGACACCACCCTGCGCGGCAACATCGGCGCCGAACTGGAGGCGGCCTGGCGCGCGGTCCGCGAGCGGGTCGACCCCCGCGTGCGGGTGCGCGCCCTGTTCGCCCCGGCCTTCCCCGCCTCGGGCCGGGTCACCGTCGACGGCGTGCAGCTGCTCGACGGGCTTCCGCTGGAGCGCAGCGAGCTGGCCCTGGACCCGCTCAACCCCATGCGCACCAGCGTCGTCGCCGACATCGTCGCCCAGCAGACCGACCTGGCGGTGCGCCACGTGCCGCTGCGCACGGTCACCCAGGGCACGCTGGCCACCGCCCTGGCGGTGGGCGACGAGCCGATCGTGCTGTGCGACGCGCTGACCGAGCAGCACCTGGCCGACATCGCCCAGGCCGCCGCCCAGGTCGCGCGCGAGCAGGACACCGTGTGGGTGGCGGTGGACCCCGGGCCCACCGGGGCGCTGCTGGCCGACGCGCTGCGGCTGCGCGGCCGGGCTGCGCCGGCCGGGCCGCTGCTGGCGGTGGTGGGCAGCGCCACCGAGCTGACCCGCCGCCAGCTCGACACGCTGGCGCGCACCGGCCCGGTCCGGTTCGTCGACGTCGACGCCGCCCGCCTGGCGTCGGCCGACACCGCCTACCGCGCCGCCCTGGCCCGCGAGGTCGTTGCCCACCTGGAGGAGGCGGAGTTCCCCGAACCGGTCGTGGTGCGCACGGCCGGCTCGGCCCGCGACGTGGTCGACCTGCCCGAGGCCGCCAAGCTCGCCCTGCCCGGGCTGCTGGCGGCGCTGGTGGCCGACGTGGTCGCGCGCACCGCGGGCACCGCCGCGCCCAGCGGGCTCTACACCAGCGGCGGCGAGGTCACCTCGGCCGTGCTGGACGCGCTGGGCGTGCGCGCCTTCGAGGTGGGCGGCGAGGTCGTCCCGCTCGCCGTCCACGGCCGCCTCAGCGGCGGCCCCCTCGACGGCGTGCCGGTGGTGACCAAGGGCGGGCTCGTCGGCGACGACAGCACGCTCGTGGAGTGCTTCGGCCGGCTGCGCCGCGCGGTCCAGGCGCGCATGCGCACGGTCGCCGCCGAGGTCGCCGAGCACCCCGCGCCCACGGCGCGACCCGCCCCCGGCGCGCCGGGGCGCGAGCCCGCCCCGCCGGGCGCGGCACCGGCGGCGCACCGCCGCGCCGGCTGA